A genomic region of Brevibacillus sp. JNUCC-41 contains the following coding sequences:
- a CDS encoding FMN-dependent NADH-azoreductase, with amino-acid sequence MTKVLYITAHPHDDKQSYSMAVGKAFIDTYKEVNPSHEIVNIDLYKENIPEIDVDVFSGWGKLQSGKGFEELSADEKAKVSRLSELCEQFIAADKYIFVTPLWNFSFPPVMKAYIDSVAVAGKSFKYTDQGPVGLLTDKKALHIQARGGIYSEGPAAEMEMGHRYLKIIMQFFGVPSFEGVFVEGHAAMPDKAQEIKENAIARSKDLASTF; translated from the coding sequence ATGACTAAGGTATTGTACATCACAGCTCATCCTCATGATGATAAACAATCTTACAGTATGGCTGTTGGAAAAGCATTTATTGACACTTACAAAGAAGTAAATCCTAGCCATGAAATAGTGAATATTGACCTTTATAAAGAAAATATTCCTGAAATTGATGTAGATGTTTTCAGTGGTTGGGGGAAACTTCAATCTGGAAAGGGCTTTGAAGAACTTTCGGCGGATGAGAAAGCAAAAGTTAGTCGACTCTCAGAGTTATGTGAGCAATTTATAGCTGCCGATAAATATATATTTGTAACACCTTTATGGAATTTTTCATTCCCGCCAGTAATGAAAGCATATATAGATTCTGTAGCTGTTGCAGGTAAATCATTTAAATACACCGATCAAGGCCCAGTTGGTCTTTTAACTGATAAGAAAGCCTTGCATATTCAAGCTCGTGGTGGTATTTATTCAGAAGGGCCAGCTGCTGAAATGGAAATGGGTCACCGGTATCTAAAAATCATCATGCAATTCTTCGGAGTGCCTTCCTTTGAAGGTGTATTCGTTGAAGGACATGCAGCAATGCCTGATAAAGCACAAGAAATAAAAGAAAATGCTATAGCACGATCAAAAGATTTAGCTTCTACTTTTTAA
- a CDS encoding histidinol-phosphatase gives MTNSIKFDLHTHHERCGHAIGTIEDYVKQAIEYGLQYIGISDHSPYFYSEDDHLYPTIAMAKSELVPYIEEVLRLKETYEGKIHVLLGMESDFFPDHIEVYRHQFLLHPFDYIIGSVHYVQDISIFKKGRWNGLTSKEQSKLKNEYYELIQKSAKSGVFQILGHIDAMKGFYPAFSSIETDSIEKTLKIISQEDIAIEINTSGKTKECGGWYPADDILERALFYNVKVTFGSDSHTPERIGDEFEQVKKRLKEIGFSEWAYFVNKQRILTPL, from the coding sequence ATGACGAATTCAATAAAATTTGACCTGCACACTCACCATGAACGATGTGGACATGCTATCGGCACAATTGAGGATTATGTAAAACAAGCCATTGAATACGGCTTGCAATATATTGGGATTTCTGATCATTCTCCATATTTCTATAGTGAGGACGACCATCTCTACCCAACTATCGCAATGGCAAAAAGTGAACTTGTCCCTTATATTGAGGAAGTTCTTCGCTTAAAAGAAACATATGAAGGTAAAATTCACGTGTTATTAGGAATGGAAAGTGATTTCTTCCCTGATCACATTGAAGTCTACCGTCATCAATTTCTTTTACACCCTTTTGACTACATAATTGGATCTGTTCATTATGTTCAAGACATTAGCATTTTTAAAAAAGGGCGTTGGAATGGTTTAACTTCTAAAGAACAGTCAAAATTAAAGAATGAATACTATGAATTAATACAGAAATCTGCAAAAAGCGGAGTGTTTCAAATCTTAGGCCATATTGATGCAATGAAAGGGTTTTATCCTGCCTTTTCATCCATTGAAACAGACAGTATTGAAAAAACGTTAAAAATCATTAGTCAAGAAGATATCGCCATTGAGATTAATACCTCTGGTAAAACAAAAGAGTGTGGTGGGTGGTATCCAGCAGATGACATTTTAGAAAGAGCTCTTTTCTATAATGTGAAGGTAACATTTGGATCAGATTCGCATACACCTGAACGTATTGGCGATGAATTTGAACAAGTAAAAAAAAGACTAAAGGAAATCGGCTTTTCTGAGTGGGCTTACTTTGTTAACAAGCAAAGGATTCTCACTCCACTTTAA
- a CDS encoding MBL fold metallo-hydrolase, which produces MKKRIKNISFVFLLGASIVLSLSLFLPSFGQTAEQQTDFKVTLLGTGSPLLSTTRSGPSTLVEVGDEKLLFDAGRGTALQLYKANLLPGSVDKLFLTHLHSDHTIGIPDVWLTGSLPTGGKRDQAFNIWGPKGTEKMMLHMNKAFKADLDARDDSGNGNVEGASIAANDIKEGIVYKRKGIEVMAFKVDHKSIEPAFGYRINYKGHSVVISGDTRYNENLITIAKGADVVIHEVAAAKPDNESETIANILDLHTTPEEAGKVFSQIQPKLAVYSHIVLLGGLTEEKANLLERTKKTYGGTVLVGEDLLSIEIGDKVQVQQPGNEATPGN; this is translated from the coding sequence ATGAAGAAAAGAATAAAGAATATTTCTTTTGTTTTTTTGTTGGGAGCTTCAATAGTTCTATCATTATCATTATTTCTTCCTTCATTTGGCCAAACAGCTGAACAGCAAACCGACTTTAAAGTAACGCTATTAGGAACAGGTTCTCCTCTTTTAAGTACAACCCGCTCCGGCCCATCTACACTTGTAGAAGTTGGTGATGAAAAACTTCTCTTTGATGCTGGACGTGGTACTGCTTTACAATTATATAAAGCGAATCTGTTACCTGGCAGTGTTGACAAGTTATTTCTTACTCATTTACATTCGGATCATACAATCGGCATACCAGACGTATGGCTTACAGGTTCTTTACCAACAGGAGGGAAAAGAGACCAAGCATTTAACATTTGGGGACCTAAGGGAACCGAGAAAATGATGTTACATATGAATAAAGCATTTAAAGCCGATTTGGATGCAAGAGATGATTCTGGAAATGGAAATGTAGAAGGAGCAAGTATCGCCGCAAATGATATCAAGGAGGGGATCGTCTATAAAAGAAAAGGAATTGAAGTGATGGCCTTCAAGGTAGACCATAAATCAATTGAGCCCGCTTTCGGTTATCGGATTAATTACAAAGGACATTCAGTAGTTATCTCAGGTGACACCCGCTATAATGAAAACCTAATTACAATTGCTAAAGGTGCCGACGTAGTTATTCATGAAGTTGCAGCTGCAAAACCTGATAATGAATCAGAAACAATCGCCAATATACTTGATCTTCACACTACACCGGAGGAAGCAGGTAAAGTCTTTAGCCAAATACAACCAAAACTTGCTGTGTACTCACATATAGTATTATTGGGTGGATTAACAGAGGAAAAAGCTAATTTGCTTGAAAGAACTAAAAAAACATATGGAGGAACTGTTTTAGTAGGTGAGGATTTGTTGTCCATTGAAATAGGGGACAAGGTTCAAGTACAGCAGCCAGGAAACGAGGCGACCCCGGGGAATTAA
- a CDS encoding NAD(P)-dependent oxidoreductase, translated as MNILILGGTGRVGGQLVTYSLQDRHHVTVLVRTPEKIGMNDDNLTIIQGNALNKDDIRRAMHGIDVVFSALNTDGTTTLSASMPLIIDAMENEGIQRIITIGTAGILQSRTTPNTLRYQSRESKQKSTRAAKEHHQVYEMLKQSTLQWTIVCPTYLPDGESVGTYRVEGDFLPENGVEISVPDTAEFAFSQIKSSDYLKSRVGIAY; from the coding sequence TTGAATATTTTAATTTTGGGTGGAACTGGACGAGTTGGGGGGCAATTAGTTACTTATAGTCTCCAAGACAGACATCATGTTACAGTTTTGGTTCGCACTCCAGAGAAGATTGGAATGAACGATGACAATTTAACCATTATTCAAGGTAATGCTTTAAATAAAGATGATATCAGACGTGCCATGCATGGGATTGATGTAGTTTTTAGTGCACTGAATACTGATGGGACAACCACTTTATCAGCAAGTATGCCACTAATTATTGATGCAATGGAAAACGAAGGTATCCAACGAATTATTACCATTGGAACAGCAGGTATCCTGCAAAGTAGAACAACCCCAAATACTTTGCGTTATCAGTCACGTGAATCTAAGCAGAAGTCAACCCGCGCAGCGAAAGAACATCATCAAGTTTACGAAATGCTGAAACAATCAACACTTCAATGGACTATTGTCTGCCCTACATATTTGCCGGATGGAGAAAGTGTTGGTACATATCGTGTGGAAGGTGACTTTTTACCGGAGAATGGGGTTGAAATATCCGTGCCGGATACAGCGGAATTTGCATTTAGCCAAATAAAAAGTAGTGATTATTTAAAATCACGAGTAGGTATTGCCTACTAA